One genomic region from Octopus sinensis linkage group LG13, ASM634580v1, whole genome shotgun sequence encodes:
- the LOC115218536 gene encoding NADH dehydrogenase [ubiquinone] 1 beta subcomplex subunit 7 has translation MPRHVLDLRRIVTSTDDDCGNEVPSLRRSRRSRCSPALPFLPSCCNCDLGSVSMGNAAGHVVFEFMHPELAPDHKNPPTFDPNLGFLNGRKERVMIATQEELNELSIPLEKRDYCAHLYVKWLKCRQQNYPLCQRCHHEKHDYEQCEYDDFVLRMKEYEREKRLKMRAERIQAKKLAEDLE, from the exons ATGCCACGACACGTCTTGGACCTTCGCAGGATTGTCACTTCGACGGACGACGATTGTGGA aACGAGGTGCCTAGCTTGAGAAGATCTCGACGCTCAAGGTGCTCTCCCG CTCTCCCGTTCTTGCCTTCGTGTTGCAATTGTGACCTCGGCTCTGTCAGTATGGGAAATGCTGCTGGTCATGTTGTCTTTGAATTTATGCATCCAGAACTCGCCCCGGACCATAAAAACCCTCCGACTTTCGATCCAAACTTAGGATTTCTTAATGGACGCAAAGAGCGAG TAATGATTGCAACACAAGAGGAGTTAAATGAGCTGAGCATCCCACTAGAGAAACGTGACTATTGTGCTCATCTATATGTAAAATGGCTGAAATGTCGTCAACAAAATTACCCATTATGCCAGAGATGTCATCATGAAAAACATGATTACGAACAGTGTGAATACGATGA CTTTGTACTTCGAATGAAAGAATACGAACGAGAAAAACGGTTAAAGATGCGTGCCGAAAGAATTCAAGCAAAGAAATTGGCTGAAGATTTAGAATGA